Genomic DNA from Candidatus Edwardsbacteria bacterium:
TGGGATTGAAGATAACTTTGGTTCTCAGCATAGTTGAGCCTTTTTTACCACCAAGGCACTAAGTAGGTCTTTTTGTGCCTTTGTGTCTTTGTGGTTAATTAGATTTCCCCAATCGCCTCTATCTCAATTTTGGCGTCCTTGGGAAGCCGGGCCACCTGAAAGGCCGAACGGGCCGGCGGGGCCTGGTTGAAATACTCGCCATAGACCTCGTTCATGGCGGCGAAATCGTTCATGTCGGCCAGGAACACCGTGCACTTGATGACCTTTTTGAGATTTGAGCCGCCGGCCTCCAGCACCGCTTTTAGGTTCTCCAGCACCTGTTTGGTCTGAACTTTGATGTCGCCCTCGACCATCTGCCCGGTCTTGGGGTCCAGTGGGATCTGCCCGGATGTGAAGACCAGCTTGCTGTCGAACTCGATGCCCTGGGAATAGGGCCCTATGGCCGCCGGGGCCTTGTCAGTTTTGATCACCTGACGCATGAGATTCTCCTTATATAAATTTTTAAAATTATCCTCTGGGATGAAATTGTCTGTGTACTTCCTTTAAATACTCCCGGTCCACATGGGTGTATATCTGAGTAGTGGAGATATCGGCATGGCCCAGCATCTCCTGCACCGAGCGCAGATCGGCCCCGCCCTCTAAAAGGTGAGTGGCAAAGCTGTGTCTGAGTATATGGGGATGCACCCGTTTTTTGATCCCGGCCTTTTGGGCGTAGGCTTTGAGCAGTTTCCAAAAACCCATCCGGGACATCGGCCGGCCCCGGTTATTCAGAAACAGCACATCGGTGGCGAATTTTTTGATCAGAGCCGGCCGGGAGCCTTCCCGATATTTTTCGGTCCAGTGCCGGGCGGTCTTTCCCACGGGCACCACCCGCTCCTTGGATCCCTTGCCGAAACAGCGGATGTATCCCTGGTCGAAGGCCAGGTCGGACTGCTTGAGACCCAGCAGTTCCGATATTCTCAGGCCGCAGGCATAGATCACCTCCAGCATGGCACGATCCCGTAAACCCAGCGGCCTTGATGTGTCCGGCTGGGACATCAGAGCGTCGATCTCCGTGGTGTCCAGAACATCGGGAAGTTTCTTGGCCAGCTTTGGCGAATCCAAATTCTCGGTGGGGTCGGTTTTGCAGAGCCCCTCTCCAACCAAAAAGCGGTGAAACCCCCTCACCGCTGAAATATTCTGAGACAGACTGCCGGGAGAGAGCCCGTATCCCGCCAGTTGGGAGAGGAATTGCGATATATGGCGGCGCAATATCTTGGAGGGATCGGTTATCCCCTGGGTTTCCAGGGAATCCAGATACCGGCGCAGGTCGCGGGAGTAGGCATCTATGCTGTTGGCCGAAAGCCCCCGCTCCACCGTCAGGTGGCCCAAAAACCTGTCCAGCAGTTCCGTATTGTTATTCATCGGATCTACCCGAAAGTGATTTCCTTGGCCGGTTTGTCCTTATCGGCCGCCGGCTTGAGCAGTGACTTGTGCGCCGGCGGTTTTAATAAAGAATGCTCGGATGGGGAGATCTCCTTTTTCAATAATGGGGCCGGCGCCGGCCTGGGTGTCAGGGCCGGTTTGGCAAAGGGATTGACCGCCTGTTTGAGGGCCAAGGCCTGCTTGGGAATCGGTTTTTCCTCATGCCTGGGAGATAGCAGCGGCTGTCTGGACAGCATGGTTTTTTCCTTGGCTGGCAATAATGATGGACGCTGCGGCTCCTCCGCGGTTTTGATGGGAGCCAGTTTGGGCTTGGCCATCAGCGGCATCGGTTGCCTGGCCGGAACGGCTTTGGGTTGTTCTTGAGTTTCCGGTTCCTCGCTCTGACCCTGGGCTGTCTCCGATCTTGGAACCGGGACGGATTGCGATAATCCTGTCACCGGGCGTCCTTTGGCTTTTATCCTGAGGAAGGCTGCCCTCTCCTCCTCCTTGCGCCGGGCCTCCATCTTCTCCCTCTCATCGCGCTCCCGCAGCAATCTGGCCTCCTCCTGCTGCAGCAGGGCCACCTGCTGTTCCAGTTCGCCCATCTGCTGTTTTTTGTCGTCTATCTGGTTTATCAGGTTCATGATCTCCTGGTTGGCCTCCTCGGCGTTGGCGACCCTCTGTTTTATCGCTTCCTCCTCGGCCCTCTTTTTCTCTAGGGTTTTTTCCAGATTGCGCAGGTTGGATTGATTATCCTGAACGCTGGCCGACAGCAGTTGCTCCGATTCCCGGAGCTCCTGCACTTTCTGCTGAGATGTCTCCAGCTCGGTCCGTAAGGCCGCGATGTTCCCCTTGATCTCCTCAGCCTCCCGGCTTAAATCCTGCTTCTGGGA
This window encodes:
- a CDS encoding RidA family protein; this translates as MRQVIKTDKAPAAIGPYSQGIEFDSKLVFTSGQIPLDPKTGQMVEGDIKVQTKQVLENLKAVLEAGGSNLKKVIKCTVFLADMNDFAAMNEVYGEYFNQAPPARSAFQVARLPKDAKIEIEAIGEI
- the xerD gene encoding site-specific tyrosine recombinase XerD produces the protein MNNNTELLDRFLGHLTVERGLSANSIDAYSRDLRRYLDSLETQGITDPSKILRRHISQFLSQLAGYGLSPGSLSQNISAVRGFHRFLVGEGLCKTDPTENLDSPKLAKKLPDVLDTTEIDALMSQPDTSRPLGLRDRAMLEVIYACGLRISELLGLKQSDLAFDQGYIRCFGKGSKERVVPVGKTARHWTEKYREGSRPALIKKFATDVLFLNNRGRPMSRMGFWKLLKAYAQKAGIKKRVHPHILRHSFATHLLEGGADLRSVQEMLGHADISTTQIYTHVDREYLKEVHRQFHPRG